The following are encoded together in the Candidatus Methylomirabilis oxygeniifera genome:
- the argF gene encoding ornithine carbamoyltransferase (OTCase) (Evidence 2a : Function of homologous gene experimentally demonstrated in an other organism; Product type e : enzyme): MKKDLLSISDLTVSEIDSLFFLAADLKAQQRKGVAHPLLPGKTLGMIFEKPSLRTRVTFEVGMAQLGGRAIYLAPAEIQLGVRETVKDVAKNLERWVDGIIARTFAHRTVEELAAHAAVPVINGLSDLTHPCQILADLFTLQEKCGTLHGVKVAYIGDGNNVCHSWLYGAARTGIELHVACPKGYEPDAGIVAASRQEAEAAGGRITLLNDARAAAERADVLYTDVWTSMGQETETAKRRHDFRGFQVNAALVRLAKPDVLVMHCLPAHRGEEITDEVLDGPHSIVYDEAENRLHVQKAILVTLLGHRSTV, from the coding sequence ATGAAAAAGGATCTTCTGTCGATCAGTGACCTGACGGTCTCCGAGATCGACTCACTATTTTTCCTGGCCGCTGATCTGAAGGCGCAGCAGCGCAAAGGGGTGGCCCACCCACTGTTGCCCGGTAAGACACTGGGCATGATCTTCGAGAAGCCATCACTCAGGACTCGAGTCACCTTTGAGGTCGGGATGGCCCAGTTGGGCGGCCGCGCCATCTATTTGGCGCCCGCCGAGATCCAGCTTGGGGTACGGGAGACCGTCAAGGATGTGGCGAAGAATCTCGAGCGATGGGTTGATGGGATTATCGCGCGAACCTTCGCCCACCGGACCGTGGAGGAACTGGCCGCTCATGCGGCGGTCCCGGTCATCAACGGGCTGAGCGACCTGACTCACCCATGCCAGATTCTTGCGGATCTCTTTACCCTTCAGGAAAAGTGCGGCACGCTGCACGGCGTGAAGGTCGCCTACATCGGTGACGGCAATAACGTCTGTCATTCATGGCTGTACGGCGCGGCGAGGACCGGCATCGAGCTGCACGTGGCCTGCCCCAAAGGGTACGAGCCGGACGCTGGTATCGTGGCTGCCTCTCGGCAGGAGGCTGAAGCCGCCGGTGGGCGCATTACCTTGCTGAACGATGCGAGGGCTGCGGCGGAGAGGGCTGATGTCCTGTATACCGATGTCTGGACCAGCATGGGCCAGGAGACAGAGACGGCGAAGCGGCGGCATGACTTCCGAGGATTTCAGGTCAATGCAGCACTGGTCCGACTGGCCAAACCCGACGTCCTGGTCATGCATTGCCTGCCGGCCCACCGCGGCGAAGAGATTACCGACGAGGTCCTCGACGGCCCGCATTCCATCGTCTACGACGAGGCTGAGAACCGACTGCATGTACAGAAGGCTATCCTGGTGACGCTGTTGGGTCACCGGTCCACGGTTTGA
- the argG gene encoding Argininosuccinate synthase (Citrulline--aspartate ligase) has translation MQKVKKIVLAYSGGLDTSVILRWLIETYQAEVIAFCADLGQGEELDPVREKALKTGASKVYIKDLREEFVRDFVFPCVKANAVYEGRYLLGTSMARPLIAKHQMAVAKKEGADAVAHGATGKGNDQVRFELACYAIDPHIRIISPWREWDLNSRSDLIAYARRHDIPVPITKARPYSTDRNLFHISFEGGVLEDPWQEPPAEMFVLSVSPEQAPDRATYVEVEFQDGQPIALDGKRLSPARLLQRVNKIGGEHGIGRVDIVENRYVGMKSRGVYETPGGTILQAAHRAVESLTMDREVMHLRDSLIPRFSELVYYGYWFSPEMELLMQTIEASQQGVTGTARVKLYKGNCEVVGRKSAVSLYDPAFATFEADQVYRQSDAEGFIRLNALRLRIRALRQRSARPKGKRSER, from the coding sequence ATGCAAAAGGTGAAGAAGATCGTACTGGCGTACTCCGGCGGCCTTGACACGTCGGTGATCCTGCGCTGGCTGATCGAGACCTACCAGGCCGAGGTGATTGCGTTCTGCGCCGACCTGGGACAGGGAGAGGAGCTGGACCCGGTTCGCGAGAAAGCGCTTAAGACGGGCGCCAGCAAGGTCTACATCAAAGACCTGCGGGAAGAGTTTGTCAGGGATTTCGTCTTTCCCTGTGTGAAGGCGAATGCCGTCTATGAGGGACGCTATCTGCTCGGCACATCGATGGCGAGGCCGCTGATCGCGAAACATCAGATGGCGGTGGCGAAAAAGGAGGGCGCGGATGCAGTGGCGCACGGCGCAACCGGCAAGGGGAACGATCAGGTCCGTTTCGAGCTCGCCTGCTATGCCATCGATCCGCATATCCGGATCATCTCGCCATGGCGCGAATGGGATCTCAATTCGCGGTCCGATCTGATTGCCTATGCGCGGAGGCACGACATTCCAGTGCCGATTACGAAGGCGCGGCCCTATAGTACCGATCGCAACCTGTTTCATATCAGCTTCGAGGGCGGAGTGTTGGAGGACCCATGGCAGGAGCCGCCAGCAGAGATGTTTGTCTTGAGCGTTTCGCCGGAGCAGGCGCCGGACCGTGCGACCTATGTCGAGGTGGAGTTTCAGGATGGTCAGCCTATTGCGCTGGACGGGAAACGCCTCTCGCCGGCCAGACTGCTGCAGCGCGTGAATAAGATCGGCGGCGAACACGGGATCGGCCGGGTCGATATCGTCGAAAACCGCTATGTCGGGATGAAGTCGCGAGGGGTGTACGAGACGCCTGGCGGGACGATTCTTCAGGCCGCTCATCGCGCCGTAGAATCGCTCACCATGGATCGCGAGGTGATGCACCTGCGCGATTCCCTTATTCCCCGTTTCTCGGAGCTGGTCTACTACGGCTACTGGTTCTCCCCGGAGATGGAACTGCTGATGCAGACGATCGAGGCGTCGCAGCAGGGGGTGACCGGTACGGCACGGGTGAAACTCTATAAGGGCAACTGCGAGGTCGTTGGGCGGAAGTCGGCCGTTTCGCTGTACGATCCGGCCTTCGCGACATTTGAGGCGGACCAGGTGTATCGGCAGTCTGATGCCGAGGGGTTCATTCGCCTGAACGCGCTGCGGCTCAGGATTCGGGCGCTAAGACAGCGGTCAGCTCGTCCGAAAGGGAAGCGGTCGGAACGATGA
- a CDS encoding conserved protein of unknown function (Evidence 4 : Homologs of previously reported genes of unknown function) gives MKIKLDECVDARHAEFLRQAGHETTTVRDQGLLGAADTALYEHCTLEDHILVTLDLDFSDVLRFPPERTPGLVVLRGPNDLFHTVRILVHTLANALTWNTPTGRLWIVEPGRLRVHEPAYEADE, from the coding sequence GTGAAAATCAAACTTGATGAATGCGTGGATGCCCGCCACGCCGAGTTCCTGCGCCAGGCGGGTCACGAAACCACGACGGTTCGGGATCAAGGGCTTCTCGGGGCAGCCGACACTGCGCTCTACGAGCACTGCACGTTGGAGGACCATATCCTGGTGACTCTTGATCTGGATTTTTCCGATGTGCTCCGCTTCCCTCCCGAACGAACTCCCGGCTTGGTGGTTCTCCGCGGTCCTAACGATCTCTTCCACACCGTGCGGATTCTCGTCCATACCTTGGCCAACGCCCTTACGTGGAATACGCCAACAGGTCGTCTCTGGATTGTCGAACCTGGCCGTCTCAGGGTTCACGAACCGGCCTATGAAGCTGACGAGTGA
- a CDS encoding conserved protein of unknown function (Evidence 4 : Homologs of previously reported genes of unknown function) translates to MKVTDWKERISIDPNVCHGKPCIKGTRIWVSLIVDNLAFGSSEEEIFEAYPSLTREDIRAALAYAAEMARERYVDIPIKQTA, encoded by the coding sequence GTGAAGGTGACGGATTGGAAAGAACGCATTTCGATAGATCCTAACGTCTGCCACGGGAAACCCTGCATTAAGGGAACCAGAATTTGGGTGTCCTTGATCGTGGATAACTTGGCGTTCGGTTCAAGCGAAGAAGAGATCTTTGAAGCATACCCGTCGCTGACAAGAGAAGATATCAGGGCCGCGCTTGCCTACGCCGCCGAAATGGCGAGAGAGCGGTACGTGGACATCCCAATTAAACAAACCGCGTGA
- a CDS encoding protein of unknown function (Evidence 5 : No homology to any previously reported sequences), whose product MMAYTVRLKPRAEHDLDRLPLPVAGRVARAMITRGVSRQSGAFVQPKGRGSLTLSQPQQCMEMS is encoded by the coding sequence GTGATGGCTTATACTGTTCGGCTCAAGCCCAGAGCGGAGCACGATTTGGATCGGCTCCCTCTCCCGGTGGCAGGACGAGTCGCAAGGGCGATGATCACCCGCGGGGTCTCTCGGCAAAGCGGGGCGTTTGTACAGCCGAAAGGACGAGGGAGCCTGACGTTGAGCCAGCCTCAACAATGTATGGAAATGTCTTGA
- a CDS encoding conserved protein of unknown function (Evidence 4 : Homologs of previously reported genes of unknown function): MLRRHLQQMVERSLADFPVVLITGARQVGKSTLAQALITQDWRAAYLTLDDRTVLDAALNDPEGFLVANPTPLVIDEVQRAPDLLRAIKRWVDRERKSGQFLLTGSANLMTLRTVSESLAGRVALHHLFPFSWAERLGRGVSPFLGELFEVDDARVLLKRWRRRDRPATDLVDAILWGGYPPASLMRSAASRRRWFDSYRQTYLERDLRDLANIQYLTDFGRLLILTAIRTGQTINMAAFSRELGLSQMTLKRYLDLLVLTYQVSMVPAYHVNVGLRLVKTPKLYVTDTGLACHLSGTRDWVTLERQGRVGALVETWVANELDKWIACQEDDYRLYFWRTHTGQEVDFLLVRGEEIVAIEVKATTKVERGDLAGIEACERALGDRVRFSVVLYRGEQVLGLGPRRLAVPLETAFLGGVRT, from the coding sequence ATGCTGAGGCGGCATCTCCAGCAAATGGTAGAGCGGTCCCTGGCTGACTTCCCGGTGGTGCTCATCACCGGGGCCCGCCAGGTGGGCAAGTCCACGCTTGCTCAGGCCCTCATCACCCAAGACTGGCGGGCTGCCTACCTGACCTTGGACGACCGGACGGTACTGGACGCCGCCCTGAACGATCCTGAGGGCTTTCTGGTGGCGAATCCCACTCCGCTGGTCATTGATGAGGTGCAGCGAGCCCCCGATCTCCTCCGGGCCATCAAGCGGTGGGTGGATCGCGAACGGAAGAGCGGCCAGTTCCTGTTGACCGGCTCGGCCAACCTGATGACCCTCCGAACTGTCAGCGAGTCGCTGGCGGGACGGGTCGCGCTGCACCATCTCTTTCCCTTCTCCTGGGCTGAACGGCTCGGCCGCGGAGTGTCGCCCTTTCTGGGTGAGCTGTTCGAGGTGGACGACGCCAGGGTCCTGCTGAAGAGGTGGCGGAGACGCGATCGGCCGGCTACGGATCTCGTGGATGCCATCCTGTGGGGCGGCTATCCCCCAGCGAGCCTCATGCGATCCGCAGCAAGCCGCCGCCGATGGTTCGATAGCTATCGGCAGACCTATCTGGAACGCGACCTCCGGGACCTGGCGAACATCCAATACCTGACGGACTTCGGCCGCCTGTTGATCCTTACTGCGATCCGTACCGGCCAGACGATCAACATGGCGGCTTTTTCTCGGGAGCTTGGCCTCTCCCAGATGACCCTCAAACGGTACCTTGACCTCTTGGTCCTGACTTACCAGGTGTCCATGGTCCCTGCCTACCACGTCAATGTGGGCCTGCGCCTGGTGAAGACACCCAAGCTTTACGTCACCGATACCGGACTGGCGTGCCACCTGAGCGGGACGAGAGATTGGGTCACGTTGGAGCGACAGGGGCGCGTAGGGGCTTTGGTGGAGACCTGGGTGGCCAACGAGCTGGACAAGTGGATCGCCTGCCAGGAGGATGACTACCGGCTCTACTTCTGGCGCACACACACGGGTCAGGAGGTGGATTTCCTTCTGGTACGAGGAGAAGAGATTGTTGCCATCGAAGTCAAAGCAACCACCAAAGTAGAACGGGGCGACCTGGCTGGGATCGAGGCGTGTGAGCGGGCTCTCGGGGATCGGGTCCGCTTCTCGGTCGTGCTGTATCGAGGCGAGCAGGTGCTGGGGCTTGGACCGCGCCGCCTGGCGGTTCCCCTTGAGACGGCGTTCCTGGGTGGGGTCAGGACATGA
- a CDS encoding protein of unknown function (Evidence 5 : No homology to any previously reported sequences) produces MEPRQDIISHLENFFRNNAGRYGIEMAFLYGSWAKGSPRPDSDIDIAVVFSQQHPGAEEMFEHITDIALRLSKELHSEVNVVAIDRAFGKPMLHYNAIVAGIPVFFRDFSQYVDLKNEAVFQMEDFSLFGRDWQLAIAKHNLEALQRA; encoded by the coding sequence GTGGAACCCAGGCAGGACATCATCAGCCATTTAGAGAATTTTTTTAGAAACAACGCGGGGCGCTATGGGATAGAGATGGCCTTCTTGTACGGCTCGTGGGCCAAAGGGTCTCCAAGACCGGATTCTGATATCGATATTGCCGTGGTGTTTTCACAACAGCACCCTGGTGCAGAAGAGATGTTCGAGCATATCACCGACATTGCATTACGACTGTCCAAGGAGCTTCATTCAGAGGTCAACGTGGTTGCAATTGATCGAGCGTTCGGCAAACCGATGCTGCACTACAACGCGATCGTTGCAGGTATCCCCGTATTTTTTAGAGATTTTAGTCAATATGTTGATCTGAAAAACGAGGCCGTGTTTCAGATGGAAGATTTCAGTCTCTTTGGCCGCGACTGGCAGCTTGCTATTGCGAAGCACAATCTGGAGGCGTTGCAGCGTGCCTGA
- the argH gene encoding argininosuccinate lyase (Evidence 2a : Function of homologous gene experimentally demonstrated in an other organism; Product type e : enzyme), whose translation MKAGSKTRKPWGGRFKQATDPRVEAYTASIHFDRRLYKYDIAGSVAHARMLAKCGLLTRAEADKIVSGLEEIEGEIDRGEFRFDPSLEDIHMAIETRLTEKVGEAGAKLHTGRSRNDQVALDLRLYLRDEIGEIRHLIAGLERALIAQAEAHLDVIMPGYTHMQRAQPVLLAHHLMAYVEMLERDRARLHDALRRVEVLPLGSGALAGVGLPIDRRFVAKELGFRELSANSLDAVSDRDFVIEPLFACALLMAHLSRLAEEIVLWASAEFGFIELPDAFATGSSMMPQKKNPDVAELARGKTGRAFGALVALLTIVKGLPLSYNRDLQEDKEPLFDSVESVKATLLVMASMVSRLTFCADRMRQATEDGFLNATDLADYLVCKEMPFRQAHEVVGLLVRRALAKRCRIEELSLKELQAASPLFEKDVFAYIALEACIERRKAAGGTATGAVKKAIKAAKVKLRSR comes from the coding sequence ATGAAAGCGGGATCGAAGACTCGAAAGCCCTGGGGCGGACGATTCAAGCAGGCGACCGATCCGCGAGTAGAAGCGTACACCGCCTCTATCCACTTTGACCGTCGTCTCTACAAGTACGACATTGCCGGCAGTGTTGCACATGCGCGGATGCTGGCGAAGTGCGGCCTGTTGACGAGGGCCGAGGCGGACAAGATCGTATCAGGGCTTGAGGAGATTGAGGGCGAGATCGATCGCGGCGAGTTCCGTTTCGACCCCTCGTTGGAAGATATTCACATGGCGATCGAGACCCGGTTGACCGAGAAGGTGGGGGAGGCGGGGGCCAAGCTTCATACCGGCCGGAGCCGGAATGACCAGGTGGCACTCGATCTACGACTGTATCTGCGGGATGAGATCGGAGAGATTCGCCATCTGATCGCAGGACTTGAGCGGGCTCTGATTGCGCAGGCCGAAGCTCACCTTGACGTGATTATGCCGGGCTACACCCACATGCAACGGGCCCAGCCGGTCCTCCTGGCGCACCACTTAATGGCGTATGTCGAGATGCTGGAGCGGGATCGTGCCAGGCTTCATGATGCGCTTCGCAGGGTAGAAGTGCTTCCGCTTGGCTCAGGCGCCCTGGCCGGAGTCGGCCTACCGATAGATCGCCGTTTCGTCGCCAAGGAGCTTGGGTTTCGTGAGCTGTCGGCCAACTCGCTGGACGCAGTCTCAGATCGCGACTTTGTCATCGAACCGCTGTTCGCCTGTGCGCTCCTGATGGCGCATCTGTCCCGCCTGGCGGAAGAGATTGTGCTGTGGGCATCGGCGGAGTTCGGATTCATCGAGCTGCCGGATGCCTTCGCCACCGGTTCCAGTATGATGCCTCAGAAAAAAAACCCGGATGTAGCAGAACTGGCGCGAGGGAAGACCGGCCGGGCCTTTGGTGCGCTGGTCGCGTTGCTGACCATCGTGAAGGGCCTGCCTCTCAGCTACAACCGAGATCTGCAGGAGGATAAGGAGCCTCTTTTCGACAGCGTGGAGTCTGTTAAGGCGACCCTCCTCGTCATGGCCTCGATGGTGAGCAGACTGACGTTCTGTGCGGATAGGATGCGGCAGGCGACAGAGGACGGATTTCTCAACGCCACTGATCTGGCCGATTATCTGGTGTGTAAGGAGATGCCATTCCGACAAGCCCACGAGGTTGTCGGCCTGCTCGTCCGACGCGCGCTTGCCAAGCGATGTCGAATCGAGGAGCTTTCGCTGAAGGAGTTGCAGGCCGCCTCCCCCCTGTTCGAGAAAGATGTCTTTGCCTACATTGCGCTCGAGGCCTGCATCGAGCGGCGGAAGGCCGCCGGCGGGACGGCAACGGGCGCGGTGAAGAAGGCGATCAAAGCGGCGAAGGTCAAACTTCGGAGTCGATAA
- a CDS encoding protein of unknown function (Evidence 5 : No homology to any previously reported sequences) codes for MLFPLTILDILSKGSGGFAPFLLDGELVYNILKQSTELPILRDSAEDDLLLLLGERLERCQEASAVARWTVMPPPFICPLLMVPSVPRRDSPGA; via the coding sequence TTGCTCTTTCCGCTCACGATCCTTGATATACTCTCGAAGGGGTCTGGAGGGTTTGCCCCGTTCCTCCTTGATGGCGAGCTGGTCTATAATATCCTCAAGCAGTCGACGGAGCTTCCGATCCTCCGCGACTCGGCTGAGGATGACCTCCTGCTCCTGCTTGGAGAGCGCCTTGAACGCTGTCAGGAAGCCTCTGCCGTAGCCCGCTGGACGGTCATGCCACCTCCCTTCATCTGCCCGCTACTCATGGTACCCTCAGTGCCTCGAAGGGATTCGCCCGGAGCTTAA
- the radC gene encoding DNA repair protein radC homolog, translated as MAGKERMQQAREAKNYVAGHRERLRARYRLSGEVALQDYELLELLLTYAIPRRDTKLLAKRLLERFGTLARVVEAEPAALEAIDGMGPQAATLISLIRPLATRFLTEAPAPKILLRSTGDAEAYFQAKLKGLPEEEVHVAFVNSKNAVTATECLQRGTVDQSVVYVRKVIERALVHKASGFLLAHNHPSGDPTPSPQDREITQALKTAAATVGVRFLDHLVIGDGAPFSFKAVGLL; from the coding sequence ATGGCTGGAAAGGAAAGGATGCAGCAGGCGCGGGAGGCCAAGAACTATGTAGCAGGGCATCGGGAGCGGCTGCGGGCTCGCTACCGGCTGAGCGGCGAGGTTGCGCTCCAGGATTACGAGCTCTTGGAACTCCTCCTGACCTATGCTATTCCCAGACGCGACACCAAGCTGCTCGCCAAGAGGCTCCTGGAACGATTCGGCACGCTTGCCCGCGTCGTTGAAGCTGAGCCGGCAGCCCTGGAAGCAATAGACGGGATGGGGCCACAAGCGGCGACTCTCATCTCCTTGATCCGGCCACTCGCCACGCGGTTCCTGACGGAAGCGCCAGCGCCAAAGATCCTCCTCAGATCCACTGGCGACGCGGAGGCCTATTTTCAGGCCAAGCTGAAAGGTCTGCCGGAAGAGGAAGTCCATGTCGCGTTCGTGAATTCGAAAAACGCGGTGACGGCCACCGAGTGCCTGCAGCGCGGGACGGTCGATCAGTCAGTTGTGTACGTTAGGAAGGTGATCGAGCGCGCCTTGGTGCATAAGGCCAGCGGTTTTCTTCTGGCCCATAATCACCCCAGCGGTGACCCCACGCCGTCTCCCCAGGACCGGGAGATCACCCAGGCGTTGAAGACCGCCGCGGCGACCGTTGGTGTGCGCTTCCTCGACCACCTGGTCATCGGTGATGGTGCTCCGTTTAGCTTTAAGGCGGTAGGTCTGTTGTAG
- a CDS encoding protein of unknown function (Evidence 5 : No homology to any previously reported sequences): MFETWLDTNVVRRWNLRLNTAEARKFFKYVQDFKLKIFLPEVVLRELVQNYADEASECRRKQNELKKSLAKLGFSVDEGKGDAVPGNLDDYFHNLLTHQCAEKSITVVPLSKVPVERLLDMAIKRIAPFQQKGERGFRDALILFCLLEHTRQPKQGPVFLVSEDKVFKEESIGVLAAEYGVDLAVYESVDTFTTFLDTLRDQLIQGMKRKQAERVRAFLREHTDEIKRFIQENAEFEEAFLSGGLFSGAPYLGTIRRVGNIVLKDIAKVTTIQEDSGEQGIVTVLITFEVRLEIELETEKLWVPEEPKRYRVGQEVEQIIPIFRPQLQMTRVNRAVVCEAVAKERTEDNRLSDLQLKEVKLRANPFEALRVP, translated from the coding sequence ATGTTTGAGACTTGGCTCGATACTAATGTTGTTCGCCGATGGAATCTGCGGTTAAACACTGCTGAAGCCCGCAAGTTCTTCAAGTACGTTCAGGACTTCAAGCTTAAGATCTTTCTGCCTGAGGTAGTCCTCCGTGAGCTAGTGCAGAATTATGCGGATGAAGCATCGGAGTGCCGCCGAAAACAGAATGAGTTAAAGAAATCTTTGGCGAAACTCGGATTCTCAGTTGACGAGGGAAAAGGGGATGCCGTTCCAGGTAACCTTGATGACTACTTCCACAATCTCTTAACCCACCAGTGCGCTGAGAAATCGATCACAGTAGTTCCTCTCAGCAAGGTACCCGTAGAGCGCCTCCTCGACATGGCTATCAAACGCATTGCTCCTTTCCAACAAAAGGGAGAGCGTGGTTTTCGAGATGCTCTCATTCTTTTCTGCCTCCTGGAGCACACTCGACAGCCTAAGCAGGGTCCGGTATTCCTGGTATCAGAGGATAAAGTCTTCAAGGAAGAAAGCATCGGCGTTCTAGCGGCAGAGTACGGTGTCGATCTCGCTGTGTATGAGTCAGTCGATACCTTCACAACTTTTTTAGACACTCTGCGCGATCAATTAATCCAGGGAATGAAGCGGAAACAAGCAGAACGAGTCCGCGCCTTTCTGCGCGAGCACACAGACGAAATTAAGCGCTTTATTCAGGAGAATGCTGAGTTCGAGGAGGCGTTCCTGTCTGGTGGGCTGTTCTCTGGTGCGCCATACCTCGGGACGATTCGCCGCGTCGGGAACATTGTGCTTAAGGACATTGCCAAAGTCACGACCATCCAAGAGGACTCCGGTGAACAAGGCATCGTCACTGTTCTTATCACCTTCGAGGTGCGCTTAGAGATAGAGCTAGAGACCGAAAAACTATGGGTTCCGGAGGAGCCCAAACGATATCGAGTCGGGCAGGAGGTTGAACAAATAATCCCTATTTTCAGGCCACAGCTACAAATGACGCGAGTAAACCGTGCAGTGGTCTGCGAGGCAGTCGCCAAAGAGCGGACGGAAGATAACAGGCTTAGCGATCTGCAATTGAAAGAGGTTAAGCTCCGGGCGAATCCCTTCGAGGCACTGAGGGTACCATGA
- a CDS encoding putative Fibronectin, type III precursor (Evidence 3 : Function proposed based on presence of conserved amino acid motif, structural feature or limited homology), with translation MRIRRIIVTMSLGLLALAGCGRSGPPVVPILAEPAPPPDLTALVRSRAVILAWTRPTTNIDGTALKYLAAFRISRAQTAPQSSAPSVIATVKVEKPENAVVSGNRYAFTDKNVVVGAKYTYTIEAVSRRGIIGPPTTEAIALVTVEIEAPSNLRAEAGERAVRLFWDAPTRRADASPLGVVPRYNIYRGANPGRYDPSPINREPVRNTRFQDTNLVNDQTYYYRVAAVESQEPPWQEGLPSGEVSVAPVDLTPPAPPQGVRAVVGPGPAVSLSWELNREPDLLGYLVYRSDATERPPHRLTEVPLKSPILTDRSVRMGGRYLYTVTAVDVSSRRNESVASETVEVLVP, from the coding sequence ATGCGAATTCGACGGATTATCGTGACAATGTCTCTCGGTCTTCTTGCGCTGGCTGGGTGCGGACGAAGTGGTCCGCCTGTCGTTCCGATCCTGGCGGAGCCGGCGCCGCCTCCCGATCTGACGGCGCTCGTACGGAGCCGTGCGGTGATCCTCGCGTGGACCAGGCCGACGACTAATATCGACGGCACTGCGCTGAAATACCTGGCTGCGTTCCGAATCTCCCGGGCGCAAACGGCTCCTCAGTCCTCTGCCCCATCGGTCATTGCCACCGTGAAGGTCGAGAAACCGGAGAACGCGGTCGTGTCAGGTAATCGGTATGCGTTTACCGACAAGAATGTGGTTGTGGGCGCCAAATATACATACACCATCGAGGCGGTGAGTCGGCGAGGGATTATTGGGCCGCCAACAACAGAAGCGATTGCCCTTGTGACAGTCGAGATTGAGGCTCCCTCCAATCTACGGGCAGAGGCCGGCGAACGTGCGGTCCGCCTCTTTTGGGATGCACCGACCAGGCGAGCCGATGCAAGTCCGCTGGGAGTGGTCCCACGGTATAACATCTACCGGGGCGCCAACCCAGGCCGATACGATCCGTCCCCGATTAATCGGGAGCCCGTCCGGAATACGCGGTTTCAGGATACGAATCTGGTCAACGATCAGACCTACTACTATCGCGTAGCGGCGGTGGAGAGTCAGGAGCCGCCCTGGCAGGAGGGATTGCCGTCCGGCGAGGTCAGCGTCGCGCCGGTCGATCTGACGCCTCCGGCGCCTCCACAAGGTGTACGCGCGGTTGTTGGGCCTGGTCCGGCAGTCTCACTGAGTTGGGAGCTGAACCGCGAACCGGACCTGCTCGGCTATCTCGTCTATCGAAGCGATGCGACGGAGCGCCCCCCCCACCGACTGACAGAAGTTCCGCTCAAATCGCCCATCCTGACCGACCGGTCGGTCAGGATGGGCGGTCGATACCTCTACACGGTGACGGCTGTTGACGTCTCTTCGAGACGCAACGAAAGCGTCGCCTCCGAGACCGTCGAGGTCCTCGTTCCCTAA